The genomic stretch CTTAACGGAATTCGACACAAGAATCTGGAAACGCTTAAAAATAGCGTTGATTCCGATATCACCACCTTCCTACAAGAATGGTATGATCCCAAAGACCACGTCATCGGACACACATCCGGCTCCACGGGAACCCCGAAAGAGATTCGATTACTGAAAAAAGACATGCTTGCCTCGGCACGCCTCACGAACGAATTTTTCAATATCTGCCCATCATCCAACTTATTGCTTTGTCTATCCCCGAACTACATCGCGGGAAAAATGATGATCGTCCGAACAATTCTTTCCGGAGCAAACCTGGTCACAGTAAAACCCAGCTCTTCCCCTTTACAAAATATCGAAGAGGACATTGATTTTGCGGCAATGGTTCCCATGCAAGTCATAACAAGCCTATCTTCCCCGGAAACGGCTACAAAACTAGCTCACATTAAACAGATCATCATCGGAGGGGCCGCCGTATCCCCCACACTGGAACAACAACTTCAACAAATCCCAACAGCCTGTTACGGAACCTACGGCATGACGGAAACCGTATCACACATTGCCCTCCGGCAAATAAACGGGGGAAAAAGATCCCCTTACTACTTTGCCCTGGGAAAGGTCACGTTTGAAAAAGACGAAAGAGAATGCCTGATCATCCATGCCCCACACTTACAACAGCAAACCTTTGTCACGAACGACATCATTCAACTCACGGACGCCACTCATTTCGAATGGCTGGGACGCCATGACAACGTGATTAATTCCGGTGGCATCAAATTATTTCCCGAAAAAATAGAATCTCGCATCGCACCCCTCATCCCCCAACGCTTCTTCATCACATCCGAACCCGATTCCCGTTTGGGACAAAAAGCCGTCTTGGTCATAGAATCCGCATCTTGGAGCGCAACCGAATGCCAAAAACTACTTCGTCAATTAAGATCATGCCTATCTCCTTACGAAATCCCCAAAGACATTTATTTCCAAGAACATTTTAGTGAAACCTATTCCGGCAAAATTGTTCGAAAAATAAAATAAACCCACACGAAGAATTCAGATACTTTCTTATCTTTGCCCCGCTTAAACAAACGTTTGCAATGAATTACAAAGAAGTCATCGACAATATATACAACGAGGTAAAACCCTTTTTCGGGAAAGGCCATGTAGCCGACTACATACCGGCTTTAGCTAATATCGACCCCAAACAATACGGGATTGCCATAGCCACCCTCGACGGCCAAATCGTTGGTACGGGAGATTACCAAACTAAATTCTCCATCCAAAGTATTTCAAAAGTCTTCACTCTTGCCATGGTCGTTCGCCACATGGGGGGTGATCTGTGGAAATACGTGGGACGGGAACCTTCCGGAACTCCATTTAACTCGCTGGTTCAGTTGGAACATGAACAAGGAATACCGCGTAATCCGTTTATCAACGCCGGAGCTCTCGTGGTTACGGATAAAGTAATGAACCTTTACCACCGACCGAAAGAAGCCATCCTGCAATTCGTGAGAAGTGTAGCCGGAAACGATGACATTTACTATGATAAAACGGTGGCCCAGTCCGAATTCGAACACGCCAGCCGGAATCAGGCCCTGGGACATTTCATGAAAAGTTTCGGGAACATCGATAACGACGTGGACTCGCTGATCGACGTGTACTGTAATCAATGCAGCATCGCCATGACGTGTGAGGACCTTGCAAAATCATTCCTATTCCTAGCCAACCACGGGATCAACCCACACAACAACGAGAGTATTCTCACCGTGAGCCGCTCGAAACGTCTCAGCGCACTTATGCTGACCTGCGGCTTCTATGACGAGTCCGGAGAGTTTGCTTTCCGCGTAGGAATGCCAGGAAAAAGCGGTGTGGGCGGAGGCGTGGTAGCCATCATCCCGGGCAAACTTAGTATTGCCGTATGGAGTCCCGAACTGAACGAACACGGGAATTCATACATGGGAATCGAAACGCTCGAACGATTTACCACGAACATCGGGATTTCCATTTTTTAACGAGACTTTACCTTGCTAGAAGTTACAAGTTGCAGGTTTACCAGTTACAAATTCAAAAACACAATGAGAAAAATAATATTTTTACTGGTAATGCAGTTTGTACTTTTTTCATGTCAAAAAGACAAAGCCATGGAAGGGCAGGGGATACAACTCCCGCTTGAATGCAACGCTTCCGAGGAATTCTCCATACACTACCTGCACCTGTTTGCCATTGATCGGGATAATCGCATCGCCCGTCACGAAACGTTTACATCGTCGCACATCCATGACAACACGCTTCACGCCATTCTCCCGCTGGGTAGGTACAGGTTAGCCCTCGTAGCCAACGCTCCCGAGGAAAGCATTGTTATCCCGGAAACCGGAGAAGCACTTGAAAGCTTGTTCCTCTGCCTGCCACATGAAGAGAACACGAACCAAGAAGCCAACGACATCTCCACAGCCCTGCAAAGCGTCAGTATCACGGAAAGTAAAAATACCCTTCCCCCTATCCGGCTCTTCCGAAGAACAGGAGTAGTACAATTCTCTCTCCATGCAATTCCCGAGGCAATATCCAATCTAAAACTGGAATTGTCTTTCGTCCCGTCCTCTGTCAGCTTTTCCGGATCGACCACCAACACGTTCGGCACGATCACGAAACCCGTGGATCATCAAGGAAAGGCAATGATTCGAACCTTCCCGACCAAAAAAGGAGAAGCTACGCTTTCTATTACCTATGATGAAAACAACAAATCAAAAAGAAAAATCATTCCTTTCTCGGAGGCTATCGACACGAATCAAATAATTCACGTAGACTGTAACTTCCCGGAACTAACTGAAGGTGGAATACAGGGGAACGGGGAAAATCTGCTACAAAATGGAGATTTCGAAAAATGGAGTAACCCGACAATAGAACCCGACCATTGGCATTTTTATAAAGACGGGAAAGACAGTGTCGCCCTTAAGATCACGGGGCCCCAAGCCCGTTCCGGTCAATCCGTTTACCTGCAAGGCAAAACTTACTTGTACCAAGATATAAACATTGAAGCTGGTAAACGTTATGAAATAAAAATGCATGTAAAGGCCCCTTCTACCTCTTTCCCGTGGAAATATTACTGCTATTGGCGTAAAACCAAAAGTACGGCACTCCCGGCAGAACACAACAAACCTATACAAGCCCAAAGTTATTTGAAACAAACAGATGGCTGGATCAACGTATTCAATGGCAAATCATTCATCGCCCCGGAAGGAGCAAAACTTTTACGGGTAGAAATCCGTACCTATAGCAAAGAGATCACACCCGACGAGGGAATATACATTGACGATTTCTGTGTAGAACTCGTGGAATGAAACTCATTCTCAACACAAAATCGCTGAATTTCTTTTTTGTTTTAAGTAGAAAAACTAAATTCGCGTCTTAAATTGTAATATAAATAAGATTCAATTATATGGGAAGAGCGTTCGAATACCGTAAAGCACGGAAGCTAAAGAGATGGGGCAATATGGCCCGTACGTTTACCAGAATAGGAAAA from Butyricimonas virosa encodes the following:
- a CDS encoding AMP-binding protein; protein product: MEINIKLNGIRHKNLETLKNSVDSDITTFLQEWYDPKDHVIGHTSGSTGTPKEIRLLKKDMLASARLTNEFFNICPSSNLLLCLSPNYIAGKMMIVRTILSGANLVTVKPSSSPLQNIEEDIDFAAMVPMQVITSLSSPETATKLAHIKQIIIGGAAVSPTLEQQLQQIPTACYGTYGMTETVSHIALRQINGGKRSPYYFALGKVTFEKDERECLIIHAPHLQQQTFVTNDIIQLTDATHFEWLGRHDNVINSGGIKLFPEKIESRIAPLIPQRFFITSEPDSRLGQKAVLVIESASWSATECQKLLRQLRSCLSPYEIPKDIYFQEHFSETYSGKIVRKIK
- a CDS encoding glutaminase — translated: MNYKEVIDNIYNEVKPFFGKGHVADYIPALANIDPKQYGIAIATLDGQIVGTGDYQTKFSIQSISKVFTLAMVVRHMGGDLWKYVGREPSGTPFNSLVQLEHEQGIPRNPFINAGALVVTDKVMNLYHRPKEAILQFVRSVAGNDDIYYDKTVAQSEFEHASRNQALGHFMKSFGNIDNDVDSLIDVYCNQCSIAMTCEDLAKSFLFLANHGINPHNNESILTVSRSKRLSALMLTCGFYDESGEFAFRVGMPGKSGVGGGVVAIIPGKLSIAVWSPELNEHGNSYMGIETLERFTTNIGISIF
- a CDS encoding FimB/Mfa2 family fimbrial subunit, with the protein product MRKIIFLLVMQFVLFSCQKDKAMEGQGIQLPLECNASEEFSIHYLHLFAIDRDNRIARHETFTSSHIHDNTLHAILPLGRYRLALVANAPEESIVIPETGEALESLFLCLPHEENTNQEANDISTALQSVSITESKNTLPPIRLFRRTGVVQFSLHAIPEAISNLKLELSFVPSSVSFSGSTTNTFGTITKPVDHQGKAMIRTFPTKKGEATLSITYDENNKSKRKIIPFSEAIDTNQIIHVDCNFPELTEGGIQGNGENLLQNGDFEKWSNPTIEPDHWHFYKDGKDSVALKITGPQARSGQSVYLQGKTYLYQDINIEAGKRYEIKMHVKAPSTSFPWKYYCYWRKTKSTALPAEHNKPIQAQSYLKQTDGWINVFNGKSFIAPEGAKLLRVEIRTYSKEITPDEGIYIDDFCVELVE